One Paraburkholderia aromaticivorans DNA segment encodes these proteins:
- a CDS encoding PLP-dependent aminotransferase family protein, which translates to MATPRYKTLVDALAADIRAGRLSPGTRLPTHRQLAAREGIALVTASRVYAELETMGLVSGETGRGTFVRETSLPPGLGIEQHASVAGLTDLNFNSPSVPGQAELLRSALRQLASSGDLEALLRYQPHAGRMHERAAVARHLLTRGLSVEAEQVLIVSGAQHGLTAIAMGLFRPGDVIAVDALTYPGFKLLAETMRLELAAIPADGNGPDLRALERLCSRRAVRAVYAMPTLHNPLGWVMQDQQRHDLAAIARRHGVLIVEDAAYAFLVENPPAPLAALAPELTVYVSGLSKSVATGLRVGFVAAPDKFVPQIERAIRATTWNTAGVMTAVACNWLGDGTVARLEIEKRQDAMTRQSMAGEVLTGIRRICHPASYFIWLPLADEVRADQVAMSLVRENISVSTAQPFATSEHVPHAIRLALGSVDLDSLRQALEKVKNVIGRYTY; encoded by the coding sequence GTGGCCACTCCCCGCTATAAGACCCTCGTCGACGCCCTTGCTGCAGATATCCGGGCGGGACGGCTCTCACCCGGCACTCGCCTGCCGACGCATCGCCAGCTGGCAGCGCGGGAGGGAATCGCCCTGGTCACGGCCTCGCGCGTGTATGCGGAACTCGAAACGATGGGGCTGGTCAGCGGAGAAACGGGGCGAGGTACGTTCGTAAGGGAGACCTCGCTGCCGCCCGGACTGGGCATCGAACAGCACGCAAGCGTTGCGGGCCTGACTGATCTCAACTTCAATTCGCCATCCGTGCCAGGTCAGGCGGAATTGCTGAGAAGCGCCTTGCGGCAGTTGGCTTCGTCAGGCGATCTCGAAGCGTTGCTGCGGTATCAACCGCACGCAGGACGAATGCATGAGCGTGCGGCTGTCGCGCGTCACCTTCTGACGCGGGGGCTGTCTGTCGAAGCCGAACAGGTCCTGATTGTCAGCGGTGCCCAACATGGGTTGACGGCGATCGCGATGGGCCTGTTTCGTCCGGGTGATGTCATCGCAGTCGACGCGTTGACCTACCCCGGCTTCAAGCTTCTCGCTGAGACGATGCGCCTCGAACTTGCTGCCATTCCCGCTGACGGCAACGGTCCCGATCTCAGGGCGCTAGAGCGCTTGTGCAGTCGCCGCGCCGTTCGCGCTGTCTATGCGATGCCGACATTGCATAATCCGCTCGGGTGGGTGATGCAGGACCAACAGCGGCACGACCTCGCGGCGATCGCCCGGAGGCACGGCGTACTTATTGTCGAGGACGCGGCTTACGCCTTCCTCGTCGAAAATCCGCCGGCTCCGCTAGCGGCGCTTGCGCCCGAGTTGACCGTGTATGTATCGGGCCTCTCGAAGAGCGTCGCCACCGGATTGCGCGTTGGATTTGTGGCGGCGCCGGATAAATTCGTGCCGCAGATCGAGCGTGCCATTCGGGCTACGACGTGGAACACGGCCGGTGTGATGACCGCGGTCGCTTGCAACTGGCTTGGCGATGGGACGGTCGCACGGCTCGAAATCGAAAAACGCCAGGACGCCATGACCCGTCAGTCGATGGCCGGAGAAGTCCTGACCGGAATACGCCGTATCTGCCATCCAGCGTCGTACTTCATCTGGCTTCCTCTGGCGGACGAGGTTCGTGCGGATCAGGTCGCCATGTCACTCGTTCGCGAGAACATCTCCGTGTCGACTGCCCAGCCATTTGCGACATCCGAACATGTGCCACATGCAATCCGGCTCGCCCTGGGGTCCGTTGACCTCGACTCGCTGAGGCAAGCGCTGGAAAAAGTAAAGAATGTCATTGGCAGGTACACGTATTAA